ATTTCGTATGTGCTTGTGTTGCATAAAGTTTTAGAAAATTACCAAGTGTGTTTGCTTTCCCACCACCAAAACCAATAACGCCTACTGATCAAATAACTCGGGGAACAAAATGATTAAATAGGCGGCGATTTTACAGTTTTATCAGCCACTTTGCGACACAGAAAACCAATCATTAGCTGTTTTATTGCAGAAACTTAAATTTACACTTGTTTAAAATGAATATTCTGGGACTCTAGAGGTATAACTGAGAGGATTTTAGGCTGGAATTTATCGCAACTTTGTTTGTTCATATAAATATGGATCAATTTATAAGTAACCCCTGCCATACTAAACGCCACTATTATCAGCCAAATTTCTGCTGTTAAGCCAATTATTGGTAATACACTTTGTGCAATCACAGCAGAAAATATCAACACTAACAAAGGTAATATATAAACTAAAATAGAGGCTTTCAGTACACTCTCTTCAGCAATACCTAATTTAACTTCTTGCCCAATATCAATGGCACCATCATATTGAAACTTAATTGATTCACGTTTATTAGCAAATACTTTAGCGATAGCACCCGTTCCACAATTTGACTGGGCCTCACAACTACCACAAGTAGATTTAATTTGTGTTTCAACCCAGATAACTTGTGCCCCCGTTTGGTTTTCAATATTACTTACTACGCCTATTTCTTCTAACATAAAAGGATTATTCTCCTCTTACGATTGAAGCAGCAATAGAACTGGCAGTCGATGCAGGTAACTTTCCGATAATAGTGATGTTTAATGGGCCTTTTTGTAAGGTAAAGAAAGTATCAGATTGACTTTTCCCTACCACATTATCCATTAAGGTATCATTACTCCGCTCTTCAATATAAACGGAAACATCCACTAAACCATCGCTTAACAATACATATTCAACAACTTGACCAGTGATAGACAAACGTCTAAGTTCTCTTTTCACTAATTCCATACCAACAGGGATATAACCAATTTTCCACGGAGAACGGGTCAACTGGTTTTGACCTAAACTGACAGCCGCTGGCAACATAGAGGTTTCAATTTTTGCAAAAAAAGGGGCCAGTTCTTCAGTTACTTCGAGGCCCGTCACTTGAATTTGCTCTAGCAATTGGTTCTTTAGATTAAACATATTTAATTTCAGTAATAGACCAGTCTCTTGGTCTAACCAAACATTCAAACCATACCTTGTTTGGTCTTTACTAATTATTCTGATTTGCTGAGCAGCACGGCCAGAAACACGACTTCTCCCGACCATCACAAAATCATATCCAGTAAATAGCTTTTCTGGATGTTGAAAAAATTCACTAGGAAATGGTCCATTAATAGCTGACGAAATCAAACTATATGGGGGCACATTGGGTTCAAAATAGCTGACTTTATTGCCAATTCGTACGATTTCTTTACCCGGCCCATTCAGTAAATTCAACTGCTCCATTTCAATGCCATCTGCATTTATTCCATGGCGCCAGAGGTAAGGTTGAGAGTCAACACCGGGTTTCAGTAAAACAAATGAGATTGAATAATTAAGAGATTGCACAGCCCGAGACATTTTATGTAACCAGGCTTCGGCACTATCATCAGTATATTGTTCTGCAACATACTGAACGTCAGAAGATTGTGCTGGTTCTATGAGAGTTTGCTCTTCTTGAGCAAAGGTATAGCTAGGAAAAACTAGGCCAGATAGCAGAACCATTAAGGTTCTGCTGTATCTTCTATTCAGGGATATTTTCAACAACTTCAGGCACTGCCTCTTCATTAATAGTATCTTCTGCAGTGGGTGTTGCAGTGACTTCAAATGTTTTAAAACGCATTTGCTGTTTATGATCAAGTATATAAGCATGAATTCGACGTTTTTGTTCTGCAGTATCCGTTTGCGGTAAAGAACGAGTAGCATCAAAACTAACAGGTGATAAGCCACCATTAATACCTAAAATTGGCGCTGCAGCACTGAAAGGTTGTTCAACCTCAGTTTGATTCATATGTTGCACCCCTAAAATCATAGCTACAGCAACAGATGCAGCAACTGCCATCTGTCCCCCCTGCTTAGCAAAGGGTATCACATTGCCAATCAATGGAATATCTCGCCATGTTTTCTTAGGGGCTAAAATTGCGGGTTCTGATTCTAAAGCTTGAGCCACTTTAGCTGCAATATCGAAGTTCAACTCTGTTGGTAGCTCTTGACGTAAACCATCACGAATTAGATGGTAATTTTTCCATTTTTGCATCAAATCGGCATCACGTTTAACAGCGTCAACAACATTATCTGATGATACTTCACCATCAATAAAAGCTGATAAATTTTCAAATTTTTGCGACATACAATATGGTTCCCGCTAATTTAGTTCTTATTTCTGATAAATAATAGATTTATCAACTTAAACTTAGTCGTTCATAAGCAAAGGTTGAATCACTTTATCTAACGCATCACGAGCCCTGAAAATTCTTGATCTTACAGTACCTACAGGGCAATCCATAACTTCAGCTATCTCTTCATAACTCAATCCTTCTAACTCACGTAAGCTAATAGCCATTCGTAAATCTTCGGGTAATTTATCCATTGCCTCAAACAATAGCTTTTCCATTTGTTCTGACATTAAACTTTTTTCTGGCGAATTATTTTCTTTTAATGCATCGCTGCCATCATAAAAATCCGCTTCATCGGCGTCAATATCATTTGCCGGTGGTTTCCTCCCTTGAGAAACCAAATAATTTTTAGCACTATTTACTGCGATCCTGTATAGCCAAGTATAAAATGCGCTATCACCTCTAAAATTGGGTAAAGCTTTATATGCTTTTATAAATGCTTCTTGTGCCACATCGGCTACATCGCCTGAATTTTTTACATACCGAGAAACTAAATACGATACTTTATGCTGATACTTAACAACTAACAGCCCGTATGCGTTTTTGTCACCTCTTTGTACTCGTTCAACAATTTGTTGATCTGTTAACTGCTCGCTCATTCGAGCTATTACTCCTTTACGAAAATATACTACAGCTCATGCAAGCACTAATATTGACTAACCATATTAAAAAAAGTTCGATAAATAATGATCTTTTTTCAACAAACATATAAAAAGGTAAAATAACCACCCTAACATTTGGGACTGTTGATCTTTTCTGTATAAATTTTGTTCTAACTAAACGCTTTTTAATCGCGGCGCTGGTTTACAGGCCTAATGGATTAAGTCAAAAATCAGCAACAAAGAGTAAAAAGCGTTTAGGACGAACCCTTCGGGCAGCGTTTGTGCGGCATTTCTACTGCCTCAGCACTCATTCATGTCGAACAACTACACCACAATCGCGCTTCATTGTATAAATACCGCACAACTCGCTGTAAAACATCTAGAGAAGTTCAACAGCCCCAATGAATTTTCGCATATTATAGGCAATTAAATACATTGATATTTGCGTAGCGTAAATTAGTATGGCCTAACAATCGACTCATTATTTGACTAGTTTACATTATGCACTCAACTATTGAACACCAATGTGACGTACTCATCATTGGCAGCGGCGCAGCTGGACTGAGCCTCGCACTTAAAATTGCAGACAATTGTCAGGTAATTGTATTAAGTAAAAGTGAGCTTTCTGAAGGCTCGACAAAATATGCCCAAGGTGGCATAGCCGCAGTTTTCGATGAAAATGACTCTATTGAATACCATGTATCTGACACATTACTTGCTGGTGATGGTCTATGTAATGAAGAGGCGGTTCGATTTACCGCGTCTCAAGCTAAGGCTTGTATGGAATGGTTAATTGATTTTGGTATGCCTTTCGATCAAGAGAAAGATGGTAATGGCGAGTCCAAATTTCACTTAACAAGAGAAGGCGGTCATAGCCATAGACGCATTTTACATTCAGCTGATGCAACAGGTGCTGCTGTACAAGTCACATTAATAGAAGCGGTTAAACAACATCCTAACATTCATCTGTTTCAGCGGTATAACGCTATTGACTTAATTAAGAGTAAAACCCAAAAAGATTTGTTACTGGGTGCTTATGTTTGGAACAGAAAAAAAGAAAAAGTTGAAATAATTCGCAGTCAATTTGTAACCCTAGCCACTGGCGGTGCAAGTAAAGTTTATCAATATACATCTAACCCAGATGTTTCCAGCGGTGATGGTATTGCGATGGCATGGCGCGCAGGCTGTCGAGTCGGCAACATGGAATTTAATCAATTTCACCCCACTTGTTTATACCATCCAGAAGCGCGAAACTTTTTAATTTCTGAAGCATTAAGAGGCGAAGGTGCTAAATTATGTCACCCAGATGGCACGCCTTTCATGCATAAATTTGATGAAAGAAGTGATTTAGCGCCAAGAGATATAGTCGCTAGAGCCATTGATTTTGAGATGAAACGTTTAGGCGCTGATTGTATGTACCTTGATATAAGTCACAAACCTAGCGACTTTATTGTTAAACACTTTCCTAATATTTATCGTAAATGCCGCGCATTAGGCATTGATATCACTAGAGATCCAATCCCTGTAGTACCAGCAGCCCACTATAGTTGTGGAGGTGTGGTCACCGATAAATTCGCCAAAACCGACTTACAAAATTTATTTGCTATTGGTGAAGTCGCTTATACAGGTTTACATGGCGCAAACAGAATGGCCAGTAATTCATTATTAGAATGTATTGTTTATGCCCATTCAGCTGCTGAATATATAAAGGCAAATTTGGCTAAAGACTACCAGCAGGAGCCAATTGAAGAATGGGACGAAAGTCAGGTAAGTGATTCAGATGAAGAAGTGATTATTCAACATAACTGGCACGAATTAAGGCTATTCATGTGGGATTATGTAGGGATTGTTCGTACTAATAAAAGACTAGAGCGCGCTCATCATAGGATCAACCTATTAAAACAAGAAGTTAACGAATACTATTCTAACTTTAAAGTCAGTAATAACTTACTTGAATTGCGTAATCTACTCACAGTCGCAGAGTTGATAGTTGAATGTGCCCGTGAACGCAAAGAAAGCAGAGGATTACATTTCAATGTTGATTACCCCTATCAAGTTGATGATCCCCAACCGACCATTATTGGTCCTTTAACTAAATAATATCAGTAAATTGAATTGAGCCTATCAAATGTGGGCTCGATTCATTCTGATTAATTTGCGTCTGCACTTTAAAGTCAATTTCACCCTTACTTTTGTTACTTGTACTTGTTTGCAACATAGACACTTTTCCAGGTAAAAACAAAGGTAACTTAAACCCTACTTGCACTGAAAACGCCTTAGCGAAAGCCGCAGGATACTGCTTTTGTAATTCAGATAAACACCGTGATTTAGTCCACATACCGTGAATAATATGTTGTTGAAAACCAAATAATTTAGCAGACCATTTAGCTAAATGAATCGGATTATAATCACCGGAAGATTTAGCATATAAACGGCCTAAATTTGTCGCTAAATTCCAATCTACAGTCAAGCTATCAACAGAAAATTCTGGGACAGGCTTTTTAGCGATCTCATCCACTTGAATTTGATGTTTAGTGCGATATAAATTCACGCTTACGCTACTCCAAACCAATTCATCATTGCTAGTACAGTCGGTAATAACCGAGAACAACCAACCTTTGTGGTGCGCGGTTAAATCAGCTAAACGACAGGTTAATTCAAGGTTTTCGCTAAGCTCAATAGGCCTATATTGCTGAATACTATTTTCTACATGCACTAAACCCAACAAAGGAAAAGGAAATTCAGGCTGTAACAATAATTGTAAATGTAGAGGAAAAGCTAAAGTATGAATATAACAAGGATGTAAGTGTTCTCCTTGCCAATTAACCACCTTCTGAAACAAAGCTACTTTGTTACTTTGTATACAAATATCTGGCAGACAAAATTCTGTTCTAGGTAACTTTATGGGGGTGGTTTTATTCGCTTTTTTGAACAAAAACTTAAGCATCAATAATTTAATATTCGATGCCTTTTCTAATTCAACAGTTTGTATCGCATGGGGATTCATTACTAATTAACCATTTTTTGTTGCTGAAAAATAATAGCTCGGCACAAACGTCGATAATTTTGTTCTGATACCTGATCATGATAAATAAGTAACCATTTAGCATCGTTTGCATTCACCACTGAACTTAACTTTAAAAATAAAACTAAGCTAGTCATACGAGATTGCCCACTGATTAGCCAACTACTTTGTTCTAATTGCCCTACTTCGATCCATTGTCCATCTTGGCTAAAGGTCACCGACGGTATTTTTTTATTTTTTAACTGCCGAGACAAATAAAAAAAACTCAGCACAACTATGATGGATAAAACACTTTGGATTAACCATTGCCAAACAATAATTTGTGGTTTCCAACTCCAAATTGAAAGCACAAATAAAATAGCAAGGACACTAACAAGTATCCTTTCTAGACGTGACGAGGAAAACTCAATTCTATACTTTGACACGACTCAATATATGCTCAATCATTCCTTTGATAACAGGATCGTTGCAAGCTTGATGGCCCATAAACCAAGCATACAAATCGGGATCATCAAACGTGAGTAAACGTTCAAAAATCAACTGCTCTTCATCTGACAGTTGCAAAAAACCAGTTTCAGCAAAAGGTATAAATAATACATCTAGTTCTAACATCCCTCGACGACATGCCCATTTTAATCGCCCATACCTTTTTTTATCGAACATAGTAAACCTCAAACCAAAAACATTTCTTACCAAGATAAGATAATTATCTCAGATATTTTATATGCCAACATAATAGCAGGTATAATTAGTTCTTTTCAGCTCTTTCCTTGGGAAAGTAAACTATTACCCCATATAAATAACATTCAACCAAAGGCAAATAGAGAATCAAATATGTCAGCGTCAAATAATGAATATATAACCCAAATATCTAACAAAGGGGTTATCCAGTTAAGTGGTGAGGAAAGGGTTAAATATCTACAAGGTCAAGTAACCGCTGATATCAACAAACTTCAAGCAGATAATGCATTATTGTCTTGTCATTGTGATTTTAAAGGCAAGATATGGAGTGTGTTTTACACCCTTAGCTGGCAAGACTCTATTTTATTGCTACCTCACCAATCCGTATTAGAAAAATCCTTAGCTGAACTAAACAAATATGGCGTATTTGCCAAAGTGGAAATCACCGACCAAACCCCAAATTGGCAGCTAATTGGTGGCTGTGGGGAAAAAATGGAACAAACTATTAGCCAATTTTTTGGTGACTTGCCTAAACAAAACTTAGCCACCCTAAGTAGTGAACAAGGTTTAGTATTATGTGTTGATAAAACTGCCAAACGTTATTTAGTGCTACAACCAACAAATGCCACTACACAATTTACATCTCCATCAACTGACAGTGCTGAATTATGGGAAATAGATGAAATTAAAGCAGGACTGGCAGATATTCGTCAGCAAAGCTCTAATGAATTTGTGCCTCAAATGCTTAACTTACAGACACTTGGGGCGATAGATTTTGAGAAAGGTTGTTACATGGGGCAAGAAGTTATTGCTCGAACTAAATATTTAGGTCGTAACAAAAAAGCAGGGTTTATCCTCACCTCACCGACCACCAACATGCCATTAGATGGCGAGCTGATTGAATATCAAATTGAAGGAAACTGGCGTCCTGGTGGTAAAATTTTGCGAAGTGCCACAAATGGTAAATTAACTTGGACATTTGCGGTGTTGTCTAATGATACAGAAACTCACACAGAATTTAGACTCAAGTCCAATACTGACGTATTATTTACCACTCAACCTTTACCCTATGAATTAACTTAGGCACAATTTAGTCATTTTAAAACTTTTGGAAAATTATGAATATATCTAACAAAACCGTTGCAACAATCCACTTTACTGTTTGCTCAGCAGATGGCACACAAATTGACTCATCTAAAGAGCGTGAACCAATGGTTTTTCTGCAAGGTAGTCATTTTCTTATTCAAGGTTTAGAAAATGAATTAGAAGGTAAAAGTGTAGGTGATAAATTTGTTATCGATATTCCACCTGAAATGGCTTACGGAGTTCGTCATGATGAATTGGTACAAACTGTGCCTAAATCTATGTTTGAAGATATGGATGTCACACCAGGCATGACTTTTAGAGCGACCACTGATGACGGTGAACAATCAGTAATGATAGTTGATGTTACCGAAGATGAAGTGGTAGTGGATGGAAATCATCCCCTATCAGGTTTAACACTTAACTTTGATGTAGAAGTATTAGAAGTAAGAGAAGCAACAGAAGAAGAACTCGTACATGGCCATCCACATTCCGAAGGTGGTTGTGGCCACACGCACTAAAATAAAGCATAAAATCATAAGTGCCTAATACCTAATAGGCACTTATTACCCCTTAAAAAATCCAATAAATAGTAAAGTGATTTAACGTTAATGTAATTTTTGTTGATAATGTAAAGGGCTTAAACCTGTATGTTTTTTAAAGACAGTACTGAAATAACTAGCATTTTTAAAGCCAACAGCGTGAGACGTTTCAACCACTGAATGATTTTTTAATAATTGCTGAGCTCGTTGCAAACGATAACAAGTAATATATTGATTAATGGTTTTACCTGTCACTTTTTTAAAGGTTCTGATTAAATAAGAATCACTCACTTTTGTATAATGCGCAATTGCAGCTAACTCAATTTCTTTATTAAAGTTTGCCTTAATGTAACTTATGGCCTTATCAACTAACTCTCTATTTTTTATGGTCGGTTGATTAGAATCTGCTTTTGTTAAACCAACCGTGTCACCTGTATTGGTATGATAAAGTTGTTCAAAGTCTTCATCTTGTAGAGGAGTCTCTAAGGATTGATGATTGGCAACTCTTCTGTCCTGTGTAGGGATTACTTTGGGGTTAACCAATAATATATCATTCAACTCTTGTTTTAATTCTTCAGCTTGTTTTTTAACGGATTGAATATCTTCGTATCCCAAAGATAGCCAGAATACAGACAATAAAAATGCCACTGCATAAAACAACCAATACAGATCGAACACTTCCCCAATAATATACGAGCCACCAAGAACTAAGGTACTGAGTAATATCATTAATGTATTAGCTTGCAGATTATGCCTTAAATGATAATAAATCAGGTACACACTAGGAAAAACCAATAAAACAGCAGTGGTAATCATTAACATATCGCTATATGTAGCTTCGGTAAACATTAACGGTAGTAAAGATCCGTACTCTATAGGAAACAATATTTGGTAAGTACAACCATCCCTAACCATGACAAATACCGAAGCCCCAGAAATACCTAATATGTAAGGAACAACAAAACTAAAAGTTTTTAATGTTAAGCCACAACGCATTTTGTTGGCGATCAATAAGGAAGGAAACCCAATAGCAAACAAGATGAAGAATCGTATATATAATATAAGGTGCGCGAGTGTATGACCGCTATAAAACTGTAAAGGTCTACCAAACAAAAAAATAATAAAACATAACAAAAAACATACATAAAAAGGAAAATCAGCCCCTTTATATTGTCTAATTACCACCAAATAAGTCAAAGTTAGCAGTAAAAACAACCCTGTCATTATAGGAGTGATGTGATAAAGAATGGTCTCTAATGGGATTGAAAACATATATTACCGTTATAGATAAAAAGCTTGCCTAAACTAAGGCACCTATCAGATTGAAAACAATTAACAATAGAGTATTACAAAAATCATAGATAATCATCCTATTTATTAATCAATTATTCCTTCTAATATCCTGAATTTAACAATACATAGTTCTCACTCAAAAATGAGGATTATAAATGGCCAACAACACAATAAAAATGAACAAAGCATTCACCATTTGGAATGATTAAGTTCAACAAAATTGAACTTGGCATTTGGTATATTGAACAAACAAAAACATAATGCATTGTTTTTATTATCAATTTATAAGTGTCAGCTTTTTAAACAACAAATATAACTAAATAAAAAAACCACCTATAACTCGATATTATATTGGTCTAGATACCATGTTCCTTTTGCCACTTCATTCATGTAACTTAACAACTCGCCAATAAATTGTTAACAACTTACAACAATAAATTGACAATGTCGGGCAGTAATAAAATTCTTTTAAAAGAATGCTGAACAAAATATTGCTGCCTATTTTTGGGTTACACACATAAAGAAGAAATGGTGTTATATGAAAATATTTAAACTAAGCAAGCTCACACTTGCCATAGCATTAGGGCTGCCCTTAAGCTCGGCTCTGGCTGTGCCTTTTGATCCTGCATTAGCCACTGACGGCGATGCTTTTACCTTTGAAGCTGAAAGCTTTGAAAGTACCGGTGGTACAGTTCCTCAAGCTCACCTGCAAGGGATGATAAACCAAGCCTGGGGCAATCGAGATGGCGTTACATTTAGTAATCAAGGTGGCGACTGGGTTGACTATACAATCAACTTCCCGACAACAGGTTATTACCGTGTACACACACAAATTGCCTCCCATAATAATCCAACGGCAAAAATCTTACTTTATGTAGGTAAAAATAAACTCGCAGAAGAAGAGTCTGGGGCTAATGGGTGGCATGATCTTACCATCACAGACGGCATTTATATTGAAGCTGGTGAGCACAATGTGCGCTTAGAGTCACAGACCACAGGTTGGGCTTGGGCAGCAGATACAGTGACTTTCACAGCACTAAATTCAAGCGGAGAAGACTTTGATGCCGGCCCAGCAATTGTTGATGGCAAACCAGATGGTTCTAGTGGTGGCGGTGAAACTGGTGGCGGTGAAACTGGCGGCGGTGAAACTGGCGGCGGTGAAACTGGCGGCGGTGAAACTGGCGGCGGTGAAACGAATACCGCCTACCAATCTGATACGGTAACAGTAGATATCAACTTAGATATGAGACACGAAGTTAAAGGTATATCCGACTTTAACCGTAAGAAACACATTACTATCCACTCTAACTACACTGAAGCAGATTGGAATGGCCAAGCGGATACCATGAATTACTTAATGAACGACCTAGACGTTTATTTTGGCCGTGACAACGGCATGGCTGGCTGGATATTCAGAGCCACAGCACAAGATCCTGATAACTTGGGTACACCTGATTTAGACGAGGTGGCAAATTTTGGTCAGTGGCATAAAGACAATATGTACGACATCTTACCTGAATCTATACGGGCCTATGAAGACCGTGCTGATGAAATGATCATGGGTATCACACCACACGGTCCTTTCCCCACCCAATCATATTGGCCCGCTCATTTAGCAGGTAAAGACGAAGATCCTGGTAAATATATTTTACGTGATATTGAAGTTGCCGCTGAATACGTAGGTGAGTACCTCGATAAATTCATGCGTAAATCAGACGAAACAAGTGGCTACCCTATGCCTAAATATTGGGAAGTGATTAACGAGCCTGATATGGATGTCAACGTGGGCCACACGTTTATGGTATCGAGTTTCGAGCAAATATTTGAATACCATAATTTAGTGGCCGAGCAAATTAATGATAAACTACCCGAAGGTGAACGCCCCTTAGTGGGTGGCATGACCTGGGGTTTACATGACTTAGATGCACAGGACTTATCCACCCGTTTTAAAGATCAACAAAGTGCTATTAGAGCCCGTTATGCTGCACCGAATGATTCTCCAGAAGGTTTAGCTTTAGAAGACTTTTTACAAGACATTACCACTTCAGAACATTGGGCTACACGTACTGATCAATTCTATCAATGGGATTACTTGTGGAAAGGCTTCATGGATGCAGCCGGTGACAATATGGATTTCTATTCAATCCATTTGTATGACTGGTCGGGTATGGATAATGACCCCCAAAAAGGCAGTAAAATTCGCAGCGGAATGACCACAGAAGCCATATTAGACATGGTGGAATGGTATGACGCTCAAGTAAATGGTAAAGAAAATCTAAAACCTTGGGTAATTTCAGAATACGGCGCCATTGCGTCTGGTCATTCCACACTACCATTTCTACAAGAAGATTATCGTTACGCAGATTGGTTACATATTCGTTCCTTTAACCAAATGTTTATGCAATTACTAAAACGTCCTTCACAAATTGTGAAATCTATGCCGTTTATAGTAGCAAAAGCTAAATGGGGTGCTTATGCGGTGGGTGATGATGTAGTACGTTATGAACCTGCATTAATTCAATCTGAAGCAGGAGCCGATACATTCTTCACTGAAGAATCAGAATGGTTTGTGACCGATAAAATTCAATGGTATGAATTATGGTCAGACGTAAAAGGGACACGTGTTGATACCCATTCAAATGATCCTGATGTACAAGTAGACGCCTATGTAGATGGTAATCACACCTATCTTATTTTGAACAACCTTGAATATTTTAATATTCCTGTTGATTTATCCTTTATGGGTGCCAATGGTAACAACGTTAAAAGTGTTAACATGAAACACTCCTACTTAGCTGAAGGATTGAGCCCAACCAACTTAGGCCGCGCTGTATTGGCCCAAGCAATGTTGAATGAGTTGCCTGAATCGGTCACTTTACAGGCTGGCTCAACCATCATTCTAGATATTGAGTTTAACGATGATGTAGCCATCACTGCGGTATCTAAAGAAAATAAATACTTCGCAGAAAGTTTATCAGGTGCCGGTAAGGGAGAAGCTGCCAAAGGTCAGATTCACCGAGTACTAGGTGACTCTGTTACCGCCAATGTTAATGGTGTTGAAGTACCAACAGAAGGTGAAGCTAGCTTACGTATATCGGCACGTTTCTACCCATTCCACGCCTCTAATCCTCGCTCTGATTTAAATAACTTTACTATCAATGGCCATACCTTAGCGGTTCGTAAACAAACAGATCCGAATACGCAAGGTGTTGCCACTGAGCATTTAGATTTAATGGGCGCAGATACAACAGGTCAAGGTGTGGCGATGAACTTTATCGAAATCCCTATTCCTTTAGAATATCTAAAAGAAGATAACGTGATTACTGCTAAGATCGGACAAGGGCAAGCCTTTACTGCCATGAGTATTTCTACTTGGGATATGAGCAAAGCGCCAGCTAGAAGTA
The sequence above is a segment of the Paraglaciecola sp. L3A3 genome. Coding sequences within it:
- a CDS encoding SoxR reducing system RseC family protein; its protein translation is MLEEIGVVSNIENQTGAQVIWVETQIKSTCGSCEAQSNCGTGAIAKVFANKRESIKFQYDGAIDIGQEVKLGIAEESVLKASILVYILPLLVLIFSAVIAQSVLPIIGLTAEIWLIIVAFSMAGVTYKLIHIYMNKQSCDKFQPKILSVIPLESQNIHFKQV
- a CDS encoding MucB/RseB C-terminal domain-containing protein, which codes for MVLLSGLVFPSYTFAQEEQTLIEPAQSSDVQYVAEQYTDDSAEAWLHKMSRAVQSLNYSISFVLLKPGVDSQPYLWRHGINADGIEMEQLNLLNGPGKEIVRIGNKVSYFEPNVPPYSLISSAINGPFPSEFFQHPEKLFTGYDFVMVGRSRVSGRAAQQIRIISKDQTRYGLNVWLDQETGLLLKLNMFNLKNQLLEQIQVTGLEVTEELAPFFAKIETSMLPAAVSLGQNQLTRSPWKIGYIPVGMELVKRELRRLSITGQVVEYVLLSDGLVDVSVYIEERSNDTLMDNVVGKSQSDTFFTLQKGPLNITIIGKLPASTASSIAASIVRGE
- a CDS encoding sigma-E factor negative regulatory protein codes for the protein MSQKFENLSAFIDGEVSSDNVVDAVKRDADLMQKWKNYHLIRDGLRQELPTELNFDIAAKVAQALESEPAILAPKKTWRDIPLIGNVIPFAKQGGQMAVAASVAVAMILGVQHMNQTEVEQPFSAAAPILGINGGLSPVSFDATRSLPQTDTAEQKRRIHAYILDHKQQMRFKTFEVTATPTAEDTINEEAVPEVVENIPE
- the rpoE gene encoding RNA polymerase sigma factor RpoE, whose product is MSEQLTDQQIVERVQRGDKNAYGLLVVKYQHKVSYLVSRYVKNSGDVADVAQEAFIKAYKALPNFRGDSAFYTWLYRIAVNSAKNYLVSQGRKPPANDIDADEADFYDGSDALKENNSPEKSLMSEQMEKLLFEAMDKLPEDLRMAISLRELEGLSYEEIAEVMDCPVGTVRSRIFRARDALDKVIQPLLMND
- the nadB gene encoding L-aspartate oxidase, which encodes MHSTIEHQCDVLIIGSGAAGLSLALKIADNCQVIVLSKSELSEGSTKYAQGGIAAVFDENDSIEYHVSDTLLAGDGLCNEEAVRFTASQAKACMEWLIDFGMPFDQEKDGNGESKFHLTREGGHSHRRILHSADATGAAVQVTLIEAVKQHPNIHLFQRYNAIDLIKSKTQKDLLLGAYVWNRKKEKVEIIRSQFVTLATGGASKVYQYTSNPDVSSGDGIAMAWRAGCRVGNMEFNQFHPTCLYHPEARNFLISEALRGEGAKLCHPDGTPFMHKFDERSDLAPRDIVARAIDFEMKRLGADCMYLDISHKPSDFIVKHFPNIYRKCRALGIDITRDPIPVVPAAHYSCGGVVTDKFAKTDLQNLFAIGEVAYTGLHGANRMASNSLLECIVYAHSAAEYIKANLAKDYQQEPIEEWDESQVSDSDEEVIIQHNWHELRLFMWDYVGIVRTNKRLERAHHRINLLKQEVNEYYSNFKVSNNLLELRNLLTVAELIVECARERKESRGLHFNVDYPYQVDDPQPTIIGPLTK
- a CDS encoding MaoC/PaaZ C-terminal domain-containing protein, whose translation is MNPHAIQTVELEKASNIKLLMLKFLFKKANKTTPIKLPRTEFCLPDICIQSNKVALFQKVVNWQGEHLHPCYIHTLAFPLHLQLLLQPEFPFPLLGLVHVENSIQQYRPIELSENLELTCRLADLTAHHKGWLFSVITDCTSNDELVWSSVSVNLYRTKHQIQVDEIAKKPVPEFSVDSLTVDWNLATNLGRLYAKSSGDYNPIHLAKWSAKLFGFQQHIIHGMWTKSRCLSELQKQYPAAFAKAFSVQVGFKLPLFLPGKVSMLQTSTSNKSKGEIDFKVQTQINQNESSPHLIGSIQFTDII
- a CDS encoding protein YgfX, which codes for MSKYRIEFSSSRLERILVSVLAILFVLSIWSWKPQIIVWQWLIQSVLSIIVVLSFFYLSRQLKNKKIPSVTFSQDGQWIEVGQLEQSSWLISGQSRMTSLVLFLKLSSVVNANDAKWLLIYHDQVSEQNYRRLCRAIIFQQQKMVN
- a CDS encoding succinate dehydrogenase assembly factor 2, coding for MFDKKRYGRLKWACRRGMLELDVLFIPFAETGFLQLSDEEQLIFERLLTFDDPDLYAWFMGHQACNDPVIKGMIEHILSRVKV
- the ygfZ gene encoding tRNA-modifying protein YgfZ codes for the protein MSASNNEYITQISNKGVIQLSGEERVKYLQGQVTADINKLQADNALLSCHCDFKGKIWSVFYTLSWQDSILLLPHQSVLEKSLAELNKYGVFAKVEITDQTPNWQLIGGCGEKMEQTISQFFGDLPKQNLATLSSEQGLVLCVDKTAKRYLVLQPTNATTQFTSPSTDSAELWEIDEIKAGLADIRQQSSNEFVPQMLNLQTLGAIDFEKGCYMGQEVIARTKYLGRNKKAGFILTSPTTNMPLDGELIEYQIEGNWRPGGKILRSATNGKLTWTFAVLSNDTETHTEFRLKSNTDVLFTTQPLPYELT
- a CDS encoding peptidylprolyl isomerase; this encodes MNISNKTVATIHFTVCSADGTQIDSSKEREPMVFLQGSHFLIQGLENELEGKSVGDKFVIDIPPEMAYGVRHDELVQTVPKSMFEDMDVTPGMTFRATTDDGEQSVMIVDVTEDEVVVDGNHPLSGLTLNFDVEVLEVREATEEELVHGHPHSEGGCGHTH